In one window of Sporomusaceae bacterium FL31 DNA:
- a CDS encoding UPF0272 protein, whose amino-acid sequence MRILYLDCFSGISGNMLLGALLDAGLPEEYLREELKKLPVSDYEIVIERVKKCGISATYVDVKLTHYHHHGHHHEEHHHRHLPDILEIIDQSTLADKIKIDSKKIFNQLAEAEAKVHGTTIEQIHFHEVGAVDAIIDIVGAAIGLNWLAVDAIYTSKLHVGSGFINCDHGLMPIPAPATAELLKNIPYYSGDISKELVTPTGAAIIATLGSGFGAMPENFISHTIAYGAGTWELTIPNVLRMHIGEVADDSGNDKIVIETNIDDLNPQVYEYVIDKLLTAGAVDVWLTPITMKKSRPATQLSVLTDKQHLDHLVKIIFAETSTIGLRFYHVERAVAERKFIDVSTDWGTVHVKISYREGQIVHISPEFDECKILAQKNNIPLKLVQQRAVEMAWQLI is encoded by the coding sequence TTGAGAATATTATATTTAGACTGTTTTTCAGGTATAAGCGGCAATATGTTATTGGGTGCATTGCTGGATGCGGGGCTTCCAGAAGAATATCTGCGTGAAGAGTTAAAAAAGCTACCCGTATCAGACTATGAAATTGTTATAGAACGAGTAAAAAAGTGCGGAATCAGTGCAACGTATGTCGATGTAAAACTAACTCATTACCACCACCATGGGCATCATCATGAAGAACATCACCATCGTCATCTTCCTGATATTTTGGAAATCATTGATCAGTCGACATTAGCAGACAAGATTAAAATAGATAGTAAGAAAATATTTAATCAATTAGCTGAAGCTGAAGCAAAAGTCCATGGAACAACAATTGAACAAATACACTTTCATGAAGTAGGCGCAGTGGATGCAATTATTGATATCGTGGGTGCCGCAATTGGGCTAAATTGGCTAGCTGTTGATGCAATCTACACCTCAAAACTTCATGTTGGCAGTGGTTTTATCAACTGTGACCATGGCCTGATGCCTATACCAGCCCCTGCAACAGCTGAGTTATTAAAAAATATTCCCTATTATAGTGGTGATATCAGTAAAGAACTGGTAACCCCAACTGGTGCTGCAATCATTGCCACATTAGGCAGCGGCTTTGGTGCTATGCCAGAGAATTTCATCAGTCATACGATTGCTTATGGTGCAGGTACCTGGGAGCTAACAATTCCTAATGTTTTACGGATGCATATTGGCGAAGTTGCGGATGATTCAGGTAATGACAAGATTGTTATTGAAACCAATATCGATGATCTAAATCCTCAAGTTTACGAGTACGTGATTGACAAACTTTTAACAGCGGGTGCTGTTGATGTTTGGTTAACACCAATTACGATGAAAAAAAGCCGGCCGGCCACTCAATTATCAGTATTGACGGATAAGCAACATTTAGATCATTTAGTCAAAATTATCTTTGCTGAAACCTCCACAATCGGGCTGCGTTTTTATCATGTAGAACGAGCTGTAGCAGAACGCAAATTTATAGATGTTTCAACAGACTGGGGCACTGTTCACGTTAAAATCAGCTATCGTGAAGGACAAATAGTTCACATATCTCCAGAATTTGACGAGTGTAAAATTCTGGCACAAAAGAATAACATCCCACTTAAGTTGGTTCAACAAAGAGCAGTCGAAATGGCTTGGCAGCTAATCTGA